The Nitrospira sp. KM1 genome includes a window with the following:
- the cax gene encoding calcium/proton exchanger: MPHANFPTMTTIWTSWLDLLLVFVPATIVLEVLHADPLLIFASASLAIIPLAGMLGRATEHLSAHVGAGIGGLLNASLGNAAELIIALAALREGLHDVVKASLTGSILGNILLVLGASMIAGGMKFERQKFNQTAAGMGASLLLLAAVGLIIPALFHVTASDRGAAVEREVSLEISIVLFMIYILNLIFSLKTHRHVFAGDTHLDEAAWSRKLAISVLTCVTILIAVMSEILVGVLEPAAERLGMTQVFVGVILVALVGNAAEHSTAVMVAMKNKMDLALGIAVGSSLQIALLIAPILVFASYLFGSPLDLIFTPFEVAAITVSVLIVGFVSMDGESHWMEGVMLVGVYTMLAIAFYFLPA, encoded by the coding sequence ATGCCTCATGCTAACTTTCCGACGATGACGACTATTTGGACCTCGTGGCTCGATCTCCTGCTCGTTTTCGTCCCCGCAACTATTGTTCTTGAAGTGCTTCATGCAGACCCCCTGCTGATCTTCGCTTCCGCTTCTCTGGCAATTATTCCTCTCGCAGGCATGCTGGGACGGGCAACTGAGCATCTTTCGGCCCATGTCGGGGCGGGCATCGGGGGGCTGCTCAATGCTTCACTCGGGAACGCGGCGGAATTGATTATTGCACTGGCAGCCTTGCGCGAAGGACTCCATGACGTCGTAAAAGCCTCCCTGACAGGCTCGATCCTCGGCAATATTCTGCTGGTTCTCGGCGCATCCATGATCGCAGGGGGCATGAAATTCGAACGCCAGAAGTTCAATCAAACGGCTGCCGGAATGGGAGCCAGTCTGCTCCTGCTTGCCGCGGTTGGATTGATTATTCCAGCGCTCTTCCATGTCACCGCATCGGATCGGGGAGCGGCAGTTGAGCGAGAAGTAAGTCTTGAAATTTCAATCGTGCTATTCATGATTTATATCTTAAACCTCATCTTTTCCTTAAAGACTCATCGACACGTCTTTGCCGGTGATACCCATCTGGATGAGGCAGCATGGAGCCGTAAGCTTGCCATTTCCGTGCTGACGTGTGTCACGATCCTGATCGCGGTCATGAGCGAGATTTTAGTCGGGGTGTTGGAGCCGGCGGCCGAGCGCCTCGGCATGACGCAGGTGTTTGTCGGAGTGATTCTGGTCGCGCTTGTCGGCAATGCGGCGGAGCATTCGACCGCTGTAATGGTGGCCATGAAAAACAAGATGGATCTGGCGTTAGGAATCGCCGTGGGCTCCAGCCTCCAAATTGCCCTGTTGATTGCCCCGATTCTGGTGTTCGCCAGCTACCTTTTCGGGAGCCCGCTGGATCTGATTTTCACGCCATTCGAAGTGGCCGCGATCACGGTTTCGGTGCTCATTGTGGGGTTCGTGTCCATGGACGGTGAGTCGCATTGGATGGAAGGCGTCATGTTGGTCGGAGTCTATACGATGCTTGCGATCGCGTTCTATTTTCTGCCGGCCTGA
- the hemW gene encoding radical SAM family heme chaperone HemW: MIHPVGLYIHIPFCRQRCDFCAFYLEIHREQAAAAFLNALKKEMAIHADGERLGGRILQSVYVGGGTPTVLSCGQLTAILEEVRKRFILEPMCEITVEAHPGTVTRDYLLGLADAGVTRVSFGAESMENDELRAVGRPGDESQTVRAVIHAYKAGIMNVNLDLMFGLPGQTVESWRSSLRGCLDTGASHLSCYALTIEAGTPLARQVRMNLAKVADEPLQIAMEELAQSILEDHGFERYEISNYARPDFACRHNLLYWTGGDYLGLGPSAQSLVDGVRFGNVADLGKYGQVLRDGVLPIEEECRLSLEEQHRDRVIFGLRLLRGVATEGLYRHVSNYGYAHVMRELYDRRLLEDTPLGTRLTRFGRLQADGIAEMLY; the protein is encoded by the coding sequence ATGATCCATCCGGTCGGTCTGTACATTCACATTCCATTTTGTCGCCAACGGTGCGACTTCTGCGCATTTTACCTCGAGATTCATCGGGAACAGGCCGCAGCGGCCTTCCTCAATGCGCTGAAAAAGGAAATGGCGATCCATGCGGATGGAGAGCGCCTCGGGGGCCGGATCCTTCAATCCGTGTATGTGGGCGGAGGCACGCCGACAGTGCTTTCATGTGGGCAACTGACCGCGATCCTGGAAGAAGTGCGCAAACGATTCATCCTTGAACCGATGTGCGAGATCACCGTGGAAGCGCATCCTGGAACGGTCACCCGCGACTATCTTCTGGGTCTTGCTGACGCGGGCGTCACCAGAGTCAGTTTCGGTGCCGAGTCCATGGAGAACGATGAGTTACGGGCAGTCGGCCGACCCGGTGACGAATCCCAAACGGTTCGAGCCGTCATCCATGCCTACAAAGCCGGCATCATGAACGTGAATCTCGATCTGATGTTCGGTCTGCCGGGACAAACTGTCGAAAGTTGGCGGAGTAGTCTCAGGGGCTGCTTAGATACTGGCGCGAGTCACTTGTCTTGCTATGCATTGACGATCGAGGCAGGAACTCCTTTGGCCCGCCAGGTTCGTATGAACCTCGCCAAGGTCGCCGACGAACCGCTTCAAATTGCCATGGAAGAACTCGCCCAATCGATTCTGGAAGACCATGGTTTCGAGCGATATGAAATTTCCAATTATGCTCGGCCTGATTTTGCTTGCCGGCACAACCTTCTTTATTGGACGGGTGGCGACTATTTGGGCTTGGGCCCCAGCGCGCAATCGTTGGTCGACGGCGTGAGATTCGGCAATGTTGCCGATCTTGGCAAATACGGTCAGGTTCTTCGCGACGGTGTTCTTCCAATTGAAGAGGAGTGCCGGTTATCTCTTGAAGAGCAGCATCGAGACCGTGTGATATTTGGACTGCGCCTGCTCCGCGGGGTGGCAACGGAAGGTCTTTACAGGCATGTCTCTAATTACGGCTACGCGCATGTGATGCGTGAGCTGTACGATCGACGCCTGCTCGAAGATACTCCTCTCGGCACAAGACTCACCAGATTTGGAAGGCTCCAAGCCGATGGCATAGCCGAGATGTTGTATTAG
- a CDS encoding zinc ribbon domain-containing protein, producing the protein MPIFEYVCRECNHRFELLVQTSTNAACPQCQTTSLDKQFSAFGVGATGSWTPAGGSGACGSCGDPRGPGSCSRN; encoded by the coding sequence ATGCCCATATTCGAATATGTGTGTCGCGAATGCAATCACCGGTTTGAGTTGCTTGTCCAGACCTCAACCAACGCCGCGTGTCCGCAATGTCAAACGACCAGTCTCGACAAGCAGTTCTCTGCATTTGGCGTCGGCGCAACCGGAAGCTGGACCCCTGCGGGCGGTTCCGGCGCTTGTGGCAGTTGCGGGGATCCTCGAGGCCCGGGATCCTGTTCAAGGAATTGA